In Glycine soja cultivar W05 chromosome 10, ASM419377v2, whole genome shotgun sequence, the genomic stretch ttaagaatatctaaaactatttatttgtgttttcaaaCACCATAACATTCTTTTTCCTAGTcatatcatcatttttttgCATGTCTTGGAAGGTATGTTTTGAAATTGTGGAACTTCCATAACAACTAGCATAACATCAATTATAATGGAAGCTAATACATTTTGAACTCAAGGTTGAGAGATCGGGTAAAATAAATGTTCCTTTTGTTGCAAACATTATAATAAAGTCACTCTTGCACTAACATATCttaaatatacataaaattgtattgagttttcttttttcttatatctTAAGCATCAATTTTTgtgaagaacaaaaagaaagggacaaaaaataaagataagacaGAAGCATCCAATCTTTGTCTTAGTTAGCTAGTTGCTCATGTGCATTTTCTCATTCTGTGTATTTGGTGACCTTAGCACATTTAGGGGGTCCTATTtaagcatttttaatgttttatgtcATGTGGAAAAATGCTTGGTTTAAATCATGTTCTATATAGTCAAAACTGACCAAACCGAGGTACAACATTATGTTGTTGTGAAATATTTTCTGATCTGCTCCTTGCTTGTGATGTATCTTTCTAAAAcagtaatgtattttttaaaggaATGATGTAATTGTTGTGATGTATCTTTCCAAATAGCACAAGCAAGCAACCACAATTTAAGAAAGATTTTAAGCCAAcaccttgataaaaaaaactaccaaTCAGAAGTATTATGTCAACTTGACACGACTTCACCATCCATTCCCCAACTCTTAGAATATTGGGTTCTATGGCACAATTGAGGCCTCCATCCATGTGATCAGACTATGTGGTAAGGAAGATAGTTTAGCATggtaaataaatgtttttacaaaTTCTTTGAACCAAAGTACCAAATATTTATTGCTTCTATACTAtagaaaacatttattttgtcattttaaatcaattttttttcttattgaagTACCAAATATTTATTACTTCTCTGCTATTGGAGTATTTTCAAAGAACTTGACttgaaaaatttaaagagttcTTTCGGAGAGATATAGTTCTTCTATGAATTTTTAGCTATGTATTTATAACCAAAtatttgagaaaatgaaattgaaatttaatttacaaaggAAAACTCCTATGTCAACCGACTATAATAGGAATGCATTTGTTTATAACTTTATATCAGTGTTAGAATGAATATTCCAATACATTTACTCTATTCAACGTTGGTTAGATCATATTGACTTGTTTATAAATACATATAGATGATTTCTCACTAGACTATTGATCTATTACCAATTCAACCTGGGAATTAAGAAAGCAACTAATATCTGTAAAATTGTGTAGTATATTAAAGTAATCAGTTTTCACCTTGTCCCTTTTCTCCCCCTCTGTAACTTTTAACTTTGTATGTGGGGAAACATTGTAGCTATAAATattgttctttttttacttGTAAAAGCATATGCAACCTATGTTGATAACTGgtgaaatttttttaggttAAAGCAACATAACTTAAATTGGATCAAGCACATGAATTTGTCCAACTTGAATTGAACAATGCTGCAATCTGTcaattttagattaattttaCATGTTTGAGAGTCTCTTTGAGATTCTAAAGTTGCTTCTCACTCGCTGCGAACTCCTATTGTAAAGAAGTAAggaagaatggaaaaaaaacTAGCAAGTAAGGAAGAATTTTAGGTTCACGTTACTAGTTCACTGTCTTTAAAGTGTTTCTTctatttccttcttcttttttcaatgGATAATTTGTTTACTTAAACCTTGTTTGTGTTTTTCATAGGTTCTTCAATCCATAGATTTTGGCTCTTAGAAAGGAATTCCCAGGGATGTATATGTTGTTGAGACTCGGGTATCTTGTCCAACATTTAAATACTCTATTTGCATCAATGATACAACACCTAATGAATGTCCTTCAAAGCTTCACACAAATATAGTAAgctaatatttcattttttgtataaaGCATATACTTAGAATGACTCATTTGATAACACACAAGCACATGTAACATCAATAGCAAATTTCCCCTTGGTTCAGATTTTGGCATTTGGCCTCGGTGGAATCTCTTGATTGTGTGTTGGATGAATGTTGTCATCTTGCTAAGCTTCCTATTTTTTGACATATAAAGAATCTCTATTATTAATCTTGAACAAACAATATCATGAAACAAAAgattaaatgaaaatgaatttaaatttttaaaatctcttATGTCGTGCTATGTAGTGAACTCATTAACTTTTTTATGATCCTTTAACTGTATTGGTGatgttctctttttctttactttgttCCATAGCTTAGGTTTGGCATTGTTGAGGATTAGTTGGGACGTTATTTGTGTAGGAAGTTGCATTCCATTCCATTGGTAGATATAAAGTGGATGGATACTTGTATAGTTTTGCTGACAAGCTTAAGATACCGATGACTAGAAAATGGAATGAGGCTATGAATTATCAACATTATGACTAAGAGGGAGAACCAAGTACTTCTAAGTATTGAGCTGAAAGAGATTTTTTATTCAACTTTTGTCACTATTATACCAGTTTTTgttgattataaatatattgatatgaCTTAGTAACAAGCAACTTTATtctatatattatcattttaactGTTTCAAAAATTCTAGTAAAGATTAGTGACTTATCCAAAATTATTTGTGTAAGCATATATATCATATTTAGAACTGTATTTTTAATAGTTTGGTACACTTATTAGTTTTTATgcatagaataaatatttttgtaggtTAGATTCAttgtgaaacaaaataaatattaaaaaatgaacttaatttcTACATCATTTGTGACTACAACTGATGTAGAAAGTTTCTttacaacattggttttgaGCAAAAAGGTGCTTTCAGCATCAGTTTTTGAACCATCGTCAAAAGTTATCCACTTTCAACGATGACTAATTCAACGACGGTtctaaaccgatgttaaaagtccTCGAGAATCGATCTTTAAGGCTTTTTCTGTAGTAGTGCTAGAGCAAGTAAAAAATTAGTTACAGTTGTTTTGTTTTATCTACATTGATACCATCGAAGTTGAATCATCTTTCACATTATTATCCAATTATTGATTGTTGGAgcaacaagaaattaaaaacactaGTGCACAGTTCCACATGCGCGTCAAGAAAGCCATAGGATGTTGGTGTTGCACAAATTGTGTCTCAGCAAGTTCCATGTCCACAAATCTTTGCTTTTTCAGTGACAGTTGGCCttgtgattttgaaaaattgacATCATCatctaattttcttttcctaCCACAATTGGTGAATTGAATATCCTCCATGAAACTTTGTTGTTTCAGTACATGGATTCACCAGTTTGTAAGGTTTGTGACGACCATCCAATGTTCCATATAATCTCTAACAAATAAAAGACTGTGTTTGCAACCTCATGCAACTCCTATTAATTCATCAAATTTAGCAACAATAAGGTCTTGTTTAGATAAATTTCTCCAAAATACTTATAGGAgagaaaaataatgtaaaatgaattaaacttctCCAATTAGCTAAAAACAACTACCTCAATTTTTGGAAATATTCGACAGGAAAACTTTTATGAATGTTAGAGTGCATAAATGtttatggagaagtttatccaaaataAACCCTTGATACACTATCAATGACCAAATCAAATTCATAAAAACAATACCTGTTTTAGTAACATGCTTCAACACGAGGAAGTCAAGGATAAGCATCTTTTTGCAGAGAATTGTTTCAAGTTTGGAGGAATCCTTCTAATTTCTTCAAGAATCACATTCATCCAAATTACGGATAGCTAAAAAGCGGTCTTCTTTGATGCATTCAAGAATAACTGTGAAATTATTCAATGATAGGTCTAAGTCATTCACATTAGCAAAATATGGGAGAAATGTTGGAAAAAAATCATCTAACAAGTTGCAatatcaaagagaaacatgttAAACATTTGAAGACATGGTTAAGCTCACTTTTCATGCACCTTTATCCTCCTTAGGCAATACCCACCCTTCCCATTGCCAAGCTTCAATTTCAGACATTTCTGACATCAAGGAAATGTTCCAAATGAAAATAGCAATGCCATAGTGACTTTCCATCATCCTAGGCAACTAAACAGATAAATTCTTTTATCATAGTTCCTTGCAACCTAAGCTTTGTTATATTTCCCATCTTTCCTAATATTTCTGGAAAACTCTTGAGATTGATACAATATGAAAGTTTTAGTTTTTCAAGAGAGGTCAACTTGATGGGTGGAAAACTCTTGAGCTTGTACATAAATTCTTACACTCTCGAAATGAAATTTTTTCCAAATGTGAGAGACAAGATAGATTATGTATTTGTGTTAAATATTGACACATGTCAAAATTCAAACTTGTCAAATTCACCAACTTCTGCAAcaacaagatatatatatatatatatatatatatatatatatatatatatatatatatatataaagcagcCAACTCAAGTGatgtaaaaaaacttttggtaaCTTGCATATAGCAAATTTCTTAGGATGAAAATCATATGGCAAATCATGTGAAGGATATCTCCACCATTCCAATACTCTTAAAGTGTTAGGAAGAAGTTTAGGACCTTTGGAAAAAATACCATTGATAATAATAAGTGTTTTGAGATTTTTCATCTAGTTGAAAGCATTTCCATCCCATTCTACTTTTACTTCATCTTCTTcaaataaaaggaaatccataaatattatttcaatttgaCTTGTTTCCTTTTAACACAAGAAACACAAATCAACAATGCATGCATACATATTAGGAATTCAACATGTATATTTAGAGAAATGTACATAATTTAAAGCAAACAATAATTGTGACATGAgcatataataatcaaaacagATAATAAATGGTTTAGATGATAAACAAAACCATCCACATGTATCAATCTTTTCAcctaattttcttctaaaacttGAACTATATCCTTAGGAAACCATAATTAACCTACTACGTTTCCTAGGCTCTTCTGGTGATTCTTTCCTGACAATTTCTTTACCCATGTCCTCTATAAAGTTATGTAGTGTCACCTTACCATCCCATTTAATCTTTACGAGAGATTTTTTAACTAGCACTCCAATATGATATTTCATGCAACttccatgatgagcatgaagtaTATCTTGGACATCTGACAATTCACATTCTTTGAAGCAACAAGTTATGTCAAGAATGTAGAAGCATGTATGATATGaatttttgatgatgccaaagataagcgcttctcaagtttgatccaagccaagagtcacaactcttcagaaaataactcccaagagtcacaactcttcagaaaataactcccaagagtcacatttgttcaagagatttttgaatgaccatcaaaggcctataaataggtgacttgggacacaaaattcctaagagtttttctgaactaaaTTTTCGTATCCTCTCAAaaccaaaatgtcttatcctctcaaaaatattccttggccaaacacttgtggaagcaaagcttcatgatgaatcaacaatgattcaaagatgttttgatgataacaatgatgacaacaaaagatgatgaacaaaaagctcaagagaatcaagaacaagtcaagagttcaagaatcaagaagaattcaagattcaagaagaaagcctacaaacgagattcaagattcaagattcaagatctcaagaatcaagatcaagattcaagactcaagattcaagaatgaagaaaagactcaatcaagataagtattaaaaagtttttttaaaaactttgaatagcacatgagtttttgacaaaacctttaccaaagagtttttactctccagtaatcgattaccatattgttgtaatcgattaccagtagcaaaatgagtttgaaaatgttttcaaactgaatttacaacgttccaaatattttcaaaaggttgtaatcgattacaatgttttggtaatcgattaccagtgcccttgaacgttgaaattcaaatttaaatgtgaagagtcatatcctttcactcaaaagctttgtgtaatcgattacacttatttggtaatcgattaccagtgtttgtttctgaaaaatctaaagatgtaactcttcaaaaaggttttgactctttcaaatggtttttaagtttttctaaaagttataactcttctgaatggccttcttgaccagacatgaagagtctataaaagcaaggttttgtttttcattttctaacaaATCTTTCGAACAACAATCTTGAACACTaatttcatacaatcctttacaagccttgaatctctttgaacttcttcttcttctttgtaccaaaagctttctgaagttttccggttttctaaaccttgaaaacttgtgctattcatccttttcattctcttctccctttgccaaaaagaattcgccaaggactaatcgtctgaattctttttgtgtctctcttctctcttttccaaaagaaggaaggactaaccgcctgaattcttttgtgtctcccttctcccttgtcaaagaattcaacacgacacagtctgagaattcttttgattcttcccattccctaatacaaaagcgttcaaaggtttaaccgcctgagaattcttttgtatccccattcacaaagtatcaaaggtgtaacagcctgagatctttgtcttaacacattggagggtacatcctttgtggtacaagtaaagggtacatctacttgggtttgactgagaacaagagagggtacatctcttgtggatcagttctagtggagggtacatccactaggtttaaagagaacaagggagggtacatcccttgtggatctttgcttgtaaaaggttttttacaaggttgaaagaaatctcaaggatcgcaagtcgcttggggactggaggtaggcacgggtttgtgctgaaccagtataaaaatccttgtgtgtttgtttccttcttccctactcttttactttccactatgcatttaatttccgtttttactttctgttaagtttctcttctacttcatattctcttaacaacataagtaaaagccttaaaagagtaatttttaattggtaaacttttaggaataattaattcaaccccccccccttcttaattattctgaggccactcgatccaacaacacttgcatattcaataaggaatcttgattgatcttcaattgtaatatctttctcttaaagagagaattcttcttcttcgtcttattcaaagatatttggTTAAGAGAACGAGAGTCTCTTAAGATGTAAGgatttctgaacacaagggaagggttgtccctgtgtggttcagactttgtaaaaggcattttacaagatagtgaaaatctcaagcgggttgcttggggactggacgtaggcacagggcgtggctgaaccagtataaaaattgagtttgcattcactcttcccttaaacttcttttatttatttttatttatcttttgctttaaagaagtttatttttaattatcttttgaataattcatattaagggtgcattgttaatccaaaaagagagagtgaaatttttaattggggaatagtttttgtatcttaattcaacctccccttcttaagataactaaggccacttgtctaacaaagaAAAACAGTTTGCATATCTTCTTCCAAACCATCATAGCTTACCTTTAGTGCCTCTTGAATTGTTTTATTAGGAACTCTTTCGTATCGGTTTAAAgtagattttcatttttctatatttCCTCCAAATAAGTTGGAACTTATTACTTCGAAAGCTAATGGAAGGCCTGAAGCATAAGTTATTGCTTGATTCAAAACATCCTTGAAATGTGGATCAATTTTTTCCAACTTAAAAGCTTTCCAACTAAGTAATTGAAGAGCATCTTCCTCATTTAATTCTTTCACCTCGTACATTCTTTCAACACCGTGATGAGCTAACAACTTTTGGTCCCAAGTTGTGATGATGACTCTACTGCCAAGACCAAACCAATTAGGTCTTCCAACAATAGCCTATAGATGATCATGTTTGTTAACATCATCTACAATCAAAAGAACCTTTTTTTTCTAGAGCTTATGTTGTATTATCAAAATTCCTTGCCTGACACTTAATAACTTAATGTGCTTCTCTCTAACTGTTTCAAAAAGAAGGTTGCTTTGAAGATGTTGTAACCTATGTTTGTTTGAAGTTTCTCAAACgttttcaagaaaacataaactttcaaaatgatGAGCAATGAATTAtaaacagcaacaacaactgTTGTTTTACCTATGCCTTTAAGTTTGTGCATCCTAACCATGTGGACAACATCATCAAAACCAACATCTAGAAGTTTTCTTACTTTTTGCACTTGTGACTCTAGTCCAACTGGGTAATCCACAATTGGTTAAGGAGCACGATTAATCTTGCAAGAGACGAATTCGACAATCTTCTGAATAAACTCATATTCATATTTGTCCCTATTCCATAAATGTGTTTTGTGGGAAGTCATACTAAACATACGGCTCATGTCCATGTCTTGACGTGTATGTATATTGTTTAGGGTTAGTAAGTACTTTCATCTCTtgaaatttaacattaattaaaattttatcaaagaagtgaaaattaatgatttaaaataaGATCGGTGAGGAAGGGCACCCATGTGTGAAATGATAGCCAGACAAGCTACTACTTCACGCATAGCCTTCTTCCATTCCTCCAGCTTCTGTATGTTATGCTTGAACTTCTTTTCATGATTAGCCAATGCTTCTCCAAAACTACCTTTGTGGTGTCGCACATGAGAAGGTCCACGTAataaaaaactagcaaaaccaagaGACCCTTCCCCTTAATAAAGTTAAGGATGTAAGCAAGTTCATTTAAGCAAAAGGAGGAAGATGTATAGTTTTGGGAAAGGAAGATGATGAAAATTCTGGACTCTTGAATTGCCTTCTCAAGCGCAGAGGTGATTCAATCCCCTCTGTGGAGGTCTTGGTCATCGATGAAGGTGTGAATTCCTTTGTCATGAAGAGCTTTGTAGAGATTTCCAGTGAAACCATGACGAGTATCTTCGCCTCTGAAGCTCAGGAACACATCATAGGTGAGTCTATAGCTAAATGAAGAAGAGGATGATTGCATAGCCATGAAACTAAGAAGAAAAATTAGTGTGATTGTGGATGGAGTACTAGATCTCTAAAGCCAAACAAGAATACAAACCTGTATCATTTTGGTGAAGCTCTGTATGTCTTTTTCTTTGTGGCCGTGTGTATCGGCCAGCAAGGTTCAAGTCACAGCTTGTATAGATTAAACAAACTGTtgaaatttctaaaattatacattttttaagagTCGTATAGTCTTCTTGCTGATTGATTTATTATTACAATTGCAACTAGATATTCTCCGGCCCTAGTCAAACTATTGTTTAACAAATCTCTAAAATACTAACAAATTTTCTTTAGTAAATTTTAGGAGCaaacatcattttgttattatcAAACACCATATAGCTTTCTATTTGTGTAATTGTATCATACACATTTAAATACtttcctgaaaaaaaaaaacatatttaatttaaatacttaCAAATGTTCTGCAGACTTCAGATTGGATATGCCAAgagctaaaaaaaaaacttcgtaccccattgcccggaggctcttcgctatgcgaaggtatgggggagggatgttgtacgcagccttacccttgatATGCCAAGAGCTAAATTTCCAATTAAACCTATGGAAGATGAGTCGGTAAAACCTGATTGTAAAGTTCATCTTCAAGTTATGATGCTTCACCAGTTTTAGGTATCTGAAGTTGGAGTTATAGCAATAGCGGCATATGTAACTTACCTAACAaagccaaaaataaaagaaaatatacatcAAATCTAATAGTACTTACGTCTTCATCAAAATGCTTGCTCCCAAGTGTTCACATTAAATGTTCATCTGTTGAAAAGCAAACGATTTTAGTGATATTGCGTAAATGAAAGACAAGTCAAACTTATGAACTGATCATTGAAGAAAAACGATAACTTAATTATAATCTCTGTTGAACCACACATGCATTCTTCATATAACACTTCTTCACTTACTTGAAACCCAGTACTTATCTGTGGTTTTTCATCATATGGTCCATTTGGCTACGttgaaattaaataagtttCAATTCAGCGCAATTGGATTCAGACGAGAGGTGATTGACATGATCAAGGTTAGGAGTTGGTTGTGGCTTAAGGCTAGGCTAGAAATAGAAATCTCTTCCATTTCACTCTATGAGTGGTGGACAAATCCTTCTTCTTGTATGTCCTCTAACTGCACTTTGATGAACACATCTTAATGTATTTGAGCTTGGGGTATCCCTTCTGcagaatttttcttttgatcaaTTTCTGAGTATTAGATACTACTGTGTTTGCTGGTAGCTTGATGGTGTAAAAGTTAAATAGTGGTTGGATGTTTGGATGTACTTTTTGATTTTTCAGCTAGCTCATGGAAATGGATAAGCATTGTGTTAGATTTCAACTTAAAATCAATTGACACTAAGTGTGAAGTTGTCTAACAAATATATAAGCTACACACCTCAAGAATTAAGGCAGGTGACGTGGGAGTTCCTAATACATTACAGTTCAACTGATTGTATAGACCTAAGAGAATCTTGGTAATTATTGGTAGACATGCCTCGTGTAAATTTGAAggagtaaaaaaatgaaattttaattgggagGATTAAAAAAGATAGATCTCTATATTTGAGTGACTAAAAACAAATGGGATTTAAGCTACTTAGCTTAAATATAGGATTTAAGATCTCTATATTTGAGTGACTAAAAAAGATAGATCTCTATATTTTTGAGCTACTTAGctcaaaaataggatttaagattaaaaaaatgggtGGTTGAATCTTAAATCTGTATTTTGGAAAAATGAGTTGACCAAATCCCCATCGGGAATTTGCCAGGAGATTcctcattcaatttcgagcattttgacatattatgggcctcaaacggatattcctatcaaaagttatactggtttcaatttttggtacaaaaaagcatttcGCCGTACATCACTGTGGGCATCCTAAATCGCCACTAGGACTGGCGGTATCACTGCTGCATGGCTATCTCGCCATCAGCAGTGGCGGTTTGCCTTTCTCGCCGGTTGCAGTGGCGAGTCCACTGCCACGTGTTTGCACGAGGCGGTTTCGCCATTGTTGCTGGCATTTTACATGGATTTTACGTAGTAAAATAGCCCCATGTTGGAATTTGTTTTAAAACAGCCCTATTTTCAGAATTAGTTTGTAAAAGAAGCCCTATTAGGACAATTTGCCGTGCAgtttattattacttaaaacTTTCAAATTCACCGCTGGATGTTGTGTGTCTTAGAAGTTTCATTTAACATAAGTGAACTCTGCCTCCTTTTCAAACATCCCCCCACTTCTttgtatttcattattttaagacttaaatttgtttttagtcACTCAAATATAGAGATCTATCTTTTTTAATCctcccaattaaaatttcatttttttactccTTCAAATTTACTAAATGCTCTTTTTAGTCGCTTGCTGCAGTAAAAAAACATCCCGATTTATACATCCAAACcgccaaaaaatataaattttaatttaaggaactaaaaaagataatccaaaatttgagggactaaaaatatatttaaacattattttaacagACAGAAGTTAGCTTTCGACTTTAATCTCTTGTCATATAAATGTTGACaaagataaacaaaaaataattcttcTAGTTTCAAATATGTACATGTGAACACATAAAGTTATGGCTTGGTTTGCATGCAGTCTAACAAAACTTGAAAAGTCTGACTATAAATGAACCAGCCTGAGGTTCACCAATCACTGCGAACGAAGCTTTCTCAATAACCATTTCTTTCTCAAAGGAGCAGCCAGTGCCAGAAACATCCTCCCTCTTGTCTCATCTTCCAAAAAATCACAGGCATCTAATATTAAATCATCATCCAGGTCTGGTATAGCCTGAAGCACCCTGATAACATTATCTACAGAAAAATTATcttctttctttgctttctgGGTTAGTGATGTTACTGCAACAGCTATATGCTCTCTTGCCTTCTTAGACTCATTCAAGGTTGGGGGCATCTTAGGTTGATGCCTTTTTAGGTGACCAGGAACATTTTTTCCAACATGTTGTAATGCTTGATTATCTGCAATAGCAAGAGACTGAGTTTCTCTTGCAGAGTTCTCCTCACCACCAATATGCAACACTTCTTTATCTGCATTAGGCAGAGGCTGAGTTTCTCtggtaaaattattttcaccaCCTATATCTGATGCTCCTTTATCTGCATTAGGTAGTGGATGAGTATCTGGGACAAAGTTATTGCCCCAAGAAGATTCCTTTTCAAGATTTGATGCTCCTTTATCTGCATTAGGTAGCTGAGTATCTGGGACAGAGTTATTGCCCCCAGAAGATTCATTTTCAAGATTTGACTTGCAACCTGCAGTAACATCATTACGACATACTATGCACATGCCGGAATAAAAAGGCatgcttttaattttatagagCCGGAAGTTGTGATGTACCTGCAGTCACGAATAAGTGATAGTAGTAgaaaatcaaaaagaaaaatgaaaatgaccaCGAGGCAAGAACACTTTATACCCTGATGCATTTTCGCCATACTTGTTCATCAGCCACAACCTTGTGCTGTGTCTTATCCCAAATAAAGCCTTCTTTGCCAAGGAGAACATTTATAGAACAGTAATGCCTTCTCAGGACATTAAAACGGTTTCTCAAGACAATTCTACCATAATGACATAAAAATCGTTTGTTAAATGATTCTGTCATGTCTACCCATGCTTTCCTCCTGAATGTAGTGCCAATCTTGTTCCCTTTACACACCTGGTCCaccataagttcaacaaaaaattGGTCCATCATTGGAGACCAGTCAATTCTACCTTGATTAACAACTGCTGGGGGAGTTTGATCATCCACTCCTTTACTAGTCATAGTCTTGTCATCCAAATCTTTTTCTGTGAGAAGAATTAAAAATGTTTGAGCATGATGAAAATACCAAcagta encodes the following:
- the LOC114369311 gene encoding uncharacterized protein LOC114369311 isoform X2 produces the protein MYKVADGRYSLSCFDVDFEYEEKDLDDKTMTSKGVDDQTPPAVVNQGRIDWSPMMDQFFVELMVDQVCKGNKIGTTFRRKAWVDMTESFNKRFLCHYGRIVLRNRFNVLRRHYCSINVLLGKEGFIWDKTQHKVVADEQVWRKCIRVHHNFRLYKIKSMPFYSGMCIVCRNDVTAGCKSNLENESSGGNNSVPDTQLPNADKGASNLEKESSWGNNFVPDTHPLPNADKGASDIGGENNFTRETQPLPNADKEVLHIGGEENSARETQSLAIADNQALQHVGKNVPGHLKRHQPKMPPTLNESKKAREHIAVAVTSLTQKAKKEDNFSVDNVIRVLQAIPDLDDDLILDACDFLEDETRGRMFLALAAPLRKKWLLRKLRSQ
- the LOC114369311 gene encoding L10-interacting MYB domain-containing protein-like isoform X1, with the protein product MGDDSSPSLEKLRANWTPSQDRYFLELLLSHVHKGNKTGKVFSRQAWVDMIKQFNTKFGFKYDVEVLKNRHKRFRKQYNDMKMIVGQKGFQWDGTQNMIVADDKAWDECIKAHPDAQPFKKRVIPYYDDLCIIYGHAVADGRYSLSCFDVDFEYEEKDLDDKTMTSKGVDDQTPPAVVNQGRIDWSPMMDQFFVELMVDQVCKGNKIGTTFRRKAWVDMTESFNKRFLCHYGRIVLRNRFNVLRRHYCSINVLLGKEGFIWDKTQHKVVADEQVWRKCIRVHHNFRLYKIKSMPFYSGMCIVCRNDVTAGCKSNLENESSGGNNSVPDTQLPNADKGASNLEKESSWGNNFVPDTHPLPNADKGASDIGGENNFTRETQPLPNADKEVLHIGGEENSARETQSLAIADNQALQHVGKNVPGHLKRHQPKMPPTLNESKKAREHIAVAVTSLTQKAKKEDNFSVDNVIRVLQAIPDLDDDLILDACDFLEDETRGRMFLALAAPLRKKWLLRKLRSQ